AGGTGCAGCCGAGGTTTTCGTCGGTTGTGAAAGAGTGTGATCTTGAGAGGGGCATTGGAGATCTTCTCGGCGTTGAAGGTGTGCGAAGTCAACAACAATCCATCCATCGTTATTAACTGTCTTCAACCACACACAAAGCCAATTTCTTCCTTTTCATCATAAATTATCAACTCATTATCCACCCTCATCGAGACGAGGTCATACCTATTAGTACTAAGCATACATCAATCCACACATAAACAACCGattattgcattttttctaatgACAACAACTTCACTATACCCCATCTTGGCACCGGCCAATGACTGTTTCCGTccttcaaaatcattaaaactaATTGACATTTCTAACATTGAGAGATCACTCTATTTACAATATTATCTGCGtactaacaaagaaaaatattaccATACTTAGTATCTGAACTATAAATTAATAAGGATAAGATAGAGTGCACTTATCATCTTTTTATTGGAGATGCATTTCATAGCCACCTCTAGTCATCATAGACACGACCACCAAAGACTTGGCCTATGTGATATGTCGCTACTCGCTACAATTGTTCAAAGATTTTTCATAATTCATATTGAGTGGGCTTTGCCAATATATATTAATCATTTTGCAAAAGATATgtgataataaatttaattaatgattaaagaaacgtaatattttttaaaagaataaatttaattaatgattaaagaaacgtaatattttttaaaagtttaaaaccaaGATATCTTGGTTGACGTCATTATTTAAACGTAGTACTCTACCACCTCCAACAACCATCAGTTGCTAGTATGCCGCCACCAAACCACTACCACATCTCTGTTATATTAATTTCTAAAGagtaaagaacaaaaaaatacttcacatttttaacaccaaattatttgaattcaaatcaaatctttcaaaTTGAAAGAACTTGATATTACTTGAAATATAAACTTACAAATCGAATCAATTCCAATTTTATTGTATTCTAAAAACATCCTTAACCTTAAAGTAATATCACAAGCAATTTTTACCCTAAACCAGATGACTATCAATAATTGTCCACCACTTTGAGGTGCTAAAACCAAAGCAGCTTGGGATGTAATATCGACTCCTTTCAAACATGTTTGTAGTTAGGTTCAATCCACAAAGGAACATAATCACATAACCCTTTATGTTAGCATAACCATGTTTTTCATTCTAAgcaagaaagataagatagaaatatAATCATTCTAAATGCAGTTGCAAATCAATCCTAGAAAATCTCTTATTACAAATCAGTTGTTGAGCTGAAAAACTAACAAATTCAAGCCAAACAATCAAGTTCTGgaaaaaaaagggggagaaagGCAAACAAAAACGGTTACATGCTCTGTTTGCAAGATATTCCTCCATGGCAAATGGTAGCCTCACCCACGGTTCTGTGCgatatcactggattcatcattgTTTTCCCTCAGATTGTTGTCTTGAAACTCCCCATCTGTTCTGTCCTTTTGTTCATCAAACTCATGATCAAATCCCAAACCCGTATTGCCTCCACCAGAGGGAAGATCTCCGCCAGAGTTATCATTGAATTGGAAATTACTAGCACCGCTATCTGCGAAACTAGTTTGAGTGCTGCCACTGCCATAGCTTGCTGGGGCACCATATCCACCACCTCCATAACTTCCACCACTATTATCATTACCACCGAAATTACCACCGCCATAGCCACCACCTCCATAGCCACCACCACCGCCATAGCCACCACCTCCATAGCCACCACCTCCATAGCCGCCACCACCGCCGAATCCTGGATGTGATTTTTCTGCAGCATAGTTCACACGTATTCTCCGACCATGAAGATCCTGTGAAACAACAGAATTCGAGATGCTACATGAAATATAACCAAACTTCTAGAATTTTCAGCAATTAGACATCTTACTCTATTGACACTAACAGTGACAACTAATTGCTGCTAATGCTAAATTCTATCCGTAAAATGAAGAActattttcattccttttatGTTTTACTACACAGTGCCAACTTTCAATTGGTGAAAAGCTTATGCTTCAAATTTCTAAATCTTGGTTTGGAATTTCTCACAAAACATATCAATGTTTCTTTAAAAGTTCTTATTTGAAAGCCAACCGttgaaataaattataaaagtataaTATTATTCAGTGGAAAACTTTCCAGACAAGAATACTATCATGGACATAACATATGCATTTTTGTGAGTGAAATCTGAAAATAGTCAATTGCATTCGCAAGAAACTTGTATGTGAACCTTGCCTCAGACACCTAAGAGCAATTGCATACTCCAGTATATGCATAATTTCATTTCATATGTAATTTGCAACTTTTCAGTGAAGATACCCTTACAATTTCTTGATGAATATGTCAGATAATTTTATATGTTCAGCTAGATAAATCACCGCAAGAAGTTGAAGATACCTGGCCATCCATGGCTTGAATGGCAGAAGATGCATCCTCAGTTGTTGCAAAAGTTATGAATCCAAAACCTCTGGACCTTCCAGTTTCACGGTCCATAATGACCCTTGCTGAAAGAATATTAAGACCAATGGCACAATAAATAATCACCATATTATAAAATGTGCATGCTTGACAGAAAGATGCATTTTTTTATTGTCTTATGTAAACACTTGATTGCTACTACTTGCCCTGTGTCGCAGACCGGAGACCGCAATTACCGCCAATGAAACATTTTATCATGATTAATAActacatttttaaattaattctagaaaaaaaaagagaagagaaacaaAAACACAAGTTAACAAGAACACAAAAGTATAATCTAGTTCAGACTTTGATATAAATATTTTCAATTATGAAAGGAGCGAAGTTGTGCTGGTATGACATTTATTAATATCAGGCATCATACTGCTCACTGTACGAAATTTAGCACACAATGAAAAAACTAGCGGAATTTGAtaatcaaaaaagaaaattaccatcAACTACTTCTCCATAGCGTGCAAAAGCCTCCCGCAGACTCATCTCATCTGTGCTATATGAAATACCTGCAACGCAgtcaaaatttgaaatttcatTACTATTTCCATGAGAACGATAAACACAATAAATTTAATGTACCTCCGATGAAAAGCTTTGAAGATGACATGGATCGAATAGCCT
The sequence above is drawn from the Arachis hypogaea cultivar Tifrunner chromosome 4, arahy.Tifrunner.gnm2.J5K5, whole genome shotgun sequence genome and encodes:
- the LOC112797869 gene encoding glycine-rich RNA-binding protein 2, mitochondrial, which produces MAFLNRMGSLLKQSAVRHINQELSGSKPSIFQAIRSMSSSKLFIGGISYSTDEMSLREAFARYGEVVDARVIMDRETGRSRGFGFITFATTEDASSAIQAMDGQDLHGRRIRVNYAAEKSHPGFGGGGGYGGGGYGGGGYGGGGGYGGGGYGGGNFGGNDNSGGSYGGGGYGAPASYGSGSTQTSFADSGASNFQFNDNSGGDLPSGGGNTGLGFDHEFDEQKDRTDGEFQDNNLRENNDESSDIAQNRG